One genomic region from Epinephelus moara isolate mb chromosome 8, YSFRI_EMoa_1.0, whole genome shotgun sequence encodes:
- the zgc:113436 gene encoding gypsy retrotransposon integrase-like protein 1, with the protein MLSVESLQVAEEEVVESSSNKLGDIYTFVAKGCFPQTINPLRKKNLKRYAQKFIIDEGKLYYVGPKKDEKREVVIEAERKRQIFLDCHFNDIGHHLGQKKTVHRIQSKYYWLGIIKDVVDWIKVCETCQLTERNKNLARTVRPIKVEAPWDIVGIDLIGPFPETQQGNTNVIVLIDYFSKWPEAFPVQKTDALSVARCISKCIYRFGAPKTIVCTQNADFCDEVTKLLCDRWSIMQKVSPLDQPQLNPLHDCTSPLLKEAIVQMVTEKQAEWDDFLDPVLFLFRTSTNPTTKFSPYSLMFSRKANLPNETTLSLLNYDDQEQDMYSTKEKASTYITIMQEQQNSVKQLVIANMNAAYKQEKKKNAKRRTHNMPSMTFKMADPLFGAGDSPSPKKLKDSLYLSFPVETVLATEQSSSEDMKTELEYHLADSDVH; encoded by the exons ATGTTAAGCGTGGAGTCATTGCAAGtggctgaggaggaggtggttgAATCCAGCTCCAACAAACTCGGTGACATTTACACTTTTGTGGCTAAAGGCTGCTTTCCTCAGACGATCAATCCTTTACGGAAGAAGAACCTCAAAAGATACGCACAGAAATTTATCATTGATG AGGGTAAGTTGTACTATGTGGGACCCAAGAAAGATGAGAAGAGGGAGGTGGTGATCGAGGCTGAAAGGAAGAGGCAGATTTTTCTAGACTGCCATTTCAATGACATCGGTCATCACCTGGGCCAAAAGAAGACTGTCCACAGGATCCAGAGCAAGTACTACTGGCTGGGGATCATCAAGGACGTTGTGGATTGG ATAAAAGTATGTGAGACGTGTCAGCTCACAGAGAGGAATAAAAACCTGGCGAGGACAGTCCGGCCTATAAAAGTGGAAGCACCTTGGGATATTGTTGGGATTGACCTAATAG GGCCTTTCCCAGAGACACAGCAAGGCAACACCAATGTTATAGTCCTCATTGATTACTTCAGTAAATGGCCAGAAGCTTTTCCAGTGCAAAAGACAGATGCTCTCTCTGTTGCGAGATGTATTTCCAAATGCATATACAG GTTTGGTGCCCCTAAAACGATAGTATGTACGCAGAATGCTGACTTCTGTGATGAG GTGACAAAACTGCTGTGCGACAGATGGAGCATCATGCAGAAGGTGTCTCCTCTGGATCAGCCTCAGCTCAACCCGCTTCACGACTGCACGAGTCCTTTGCTGAAGGAAGCCATAGTGCAGATGGTAACGGAGAAGCAGGCCGAATGGGACGACTTCCTAGACCCTGTGCTGTTCCTGTTCAGGACATCCACCAACCCTACGACCAAGTTCAGCCCTTACTCCCTCATGTTCAGCAGGAAAGCTAATTTACCAAATGAG ACTACTTTGAGCCTACTGAATTATGACGACCAGGAGCAGGATATGTATTCCACAAAGGAGAAGGCCTCAACGTATATAACCATAATGCAGGAGCAGCAGAACTCTGTGAAGCAGCTG GTGATCGCCAATATGAATGCAGCCTAcaaacaagagaagaagaagaacgccAAACGCAGGACCCATAACATGCCCTCGATGACCTTTAAAATGGCAGATCCTCTGTTCGGTGCAGGGGACTccccctccccaaaaaaactAAAAGACAGTTTGTATTTATCTTTTCCTGTTGAGACAGTGCTGGCCACTGAGCAAAGCAGCTCAGAGGACATGAAGACTGAGTTAGAGTATCACTTGGCTGACTCTGATGTCCACTGA
- the abcb9 gene encoding ATP-binding cassette sub-family B member 9, with amino-acid sequence MGIKVAVSCTVLYTLLDVIVTTVLYTHGLHLNIFTKDALNFNILQSALDLWVTVLFRASLLLGASIGVSWNRQDGPQRAAKLSSLIVFICLIVITYALAKMLMLTELKPLTQQPWFLSLICWTCASSLGVMLLWRMLGKESNSASTSCTSGGEGGSEDAEKLVGTAGEEEQGVGCERKKKDEESQEKKMTSSGATLGRLLTYCKKDGGLLSVAFLFLLISAVCEAFIPYYYGKAIDSIVVHKSMEYFAKPVIILSVLALASSLAMGVRGGVFTLTFAKLNLRLRNHLFRTLMRQEIGFFDENHTGDIISRLSADTTQVSDLISQNVNIFLRSMVKGIGFFIFMFGMSWKLTLVAIMGFPFIALVSRLYGDYYKKLTKEVQTTLAEANKVAEETISAMRTVRSFANECGEADSYYSKLLVMFQLNKKQALAYACYMWSSCISELALEVAILFYGGHLVLTGQMSSAALISFFIYLLELGECLESIASVYTGLMQGVGAAEKVFEYLDRETKHPADGTEAPDTCTGLVEFKDITFAYPTRPETDILKGVSFTLRPGEVTALVGPSGSGKSSCVSLLENFYLPQQGQVLLDGKPIHTFQHDYLHSKVALVGQEPVLFARTVGENITYGLTDVPMEAVVQAATKANAHDFITALPSGYETSVGEKGTQLSGGQKQRVAIARALIRNPHVLILDEATSALDAESEHMVQTALNNIMQEHTVLVIAHRLSTVEKADNIIVIDKGHVAEQGSHSQLMASGGLYHKLVQRQVLGIETGAEVLNPSEKLSWKSDGGGKKRRKSSSCSTSDSEHNVRY; translated from the exons ATGGGCATCAAAGTAGCTGTGAGCTGCACTGTGTTGTACACCCTACTGGACGTGATTGTCACCACTGTCCTGTACACACATGGTTTGCACTTGAATATATTCACAAAGGATGCCCTGAACTTTAACATCCTCCAGTCAGCGTTGGACCTCTGGGTGACTGTGCTGTTCAGAGCCTCCCTCCTGCTGGGAGCCTCCATAGGGGTGTCATGGAATAGACAAGATGGCCCACAAAGGGCAGCTAAACTCTCCTCGCTCATTGTCTTCATCTGTCTGATCGTCATCACCTACGCCCTGGCCAAGATGCTGATGCTAACCGAGCTGAAGCCTCTGACCCAACAGCCCTGGTTCCTGAGCCTGATATGCTGGACTTGTGCCTCTTCTCTGGGTGTCATGCTGCTCTGGAGGATGCTTGGGAAGGAGTCCAACTCGGCAAGCACGAGCTGCACAAGTGGAGGAGAAGGGGGCTCTGAGGATGCTGAGAAGCTGGTGGGGACAGCTGgtgaggaggagcagggggTGGGGtgtgagaggaagaagaaggatgAGGAAAGCCAGGAGAAGAAGATGACCAGCTCTGGGGCTACACTGGGACGTCTGCTGACCTACTGCAAAAAGGACGGTGGGCTGCTGTCCGTagccttcctcttcctcctcatctctgctgtgt GTGAGGCCTTCATACCGTACTACTACGGAAAAGCAATAGACAGCATTGTGGTTCACAAGAGCATGGAGTACTTTGCTAAGCCTGTGATCATACTGTCAGTGCTGGCCTTAGCTAG TTCACTTGCAATGGGAGTACGTGGAGGAGTCTTCACCCTGACGTTTGCAAAATTAAACCTTCGGCTCAGGAACCATCTCTTCAGAACTCTGATGAGGCAGGAAATTGGCTTTTTTGATGAAAACCATACAG GTGACATCATTTCACGTCTGTCTGCGGACACCACTCAGGTGAGTGACCTCAtctcccagaatgtcaacatcTTTCTGCGGAGCATGGTCAAGGGCATTGGCTTCTTCATCTTTATGTTTGGGATGTCCTGGAAGCTCACACTGGTGGCCATCATGGGATTCCCTTTCATTGCCCTTGTCTCCAGACTCTATGGGGATTACTACAAG aaattGACCAAAGAGGTGCAAACAACCCTCGCAGAGGCCAATAAAGTTGCAGAGGAAACCATTTCAGCCATGAGGACAGTACGGAGCTTTGCCAACGAGTGCGGGGAGGCCGATTCCTACTACAGCAAGCTTTTGGTCATGTTCcagctcaacaaaaaacaagcccTGGCCTATGCTTGCTACATGTGGTCCAGTTGT attTCAGAGCTCGCTTTAGAGGTGGCTATCCTCTTCTATGGCGGCCACCTTGTACTAACCGGTCAGATGAGCAGTGCTGCCTTGATctcttttttcatttacttGCTGGAACTGGGAGAATGTCTGGAG AGTATTGCATCAGTGTACACGGGCCTCATGCAGGGGGTTGGTGCTGCCGAGAAGGTTTTTGAGTACCTGGACAGAGAAACCAAACACCCAGCTGACGGCACAGAGGCTCCAGACACATGCACCGGTTTGGTTGAATTTAAAGACATCACGTTTGCCTACCCAACACGCCCTGAGACTGATATTCTCAAG GGAGTGTCATTCACTTTGCGTCCTGGGGAGGTAACCGCCCTTGTGGGACCTTCAGGCAGTGGGAAGAGCTCCTGTGTGAGTCTGCTGGAAAACTTCTACCTTCCTCAACAAGGCCAAGTGCTGCTGGATGGAAAGCCCATTCACACCTTCCAGCACGACTACCTCCACTCCAAG GTGGCTCTTGTGGGCCAAGAGCCTGTGCTGTTTGCTCGGACGGTCGGTGAGAACATCACCTATGGCCTGACTGACGTCCCCATGGAGGCTGTGGTGCAGGCTGCCACCAAGGCTAATGCTCATGATTTTATCACCGCCCTCCCTTCAGGCTATGAGACAA GTGTTGGCGAGAAAGGCACCCAGTTGTCAGGGGGGCAGAAACAAAGAGTGGCCATTGCAAGAGCTCTCATTCGCAACCCTCATGTTCTTATCCTGGATGAGGCGACCAGCGCCCTGGATGCAGAGAGTGAACACATG GTTCAGACGGCTCTGAACAACATCATGCAGGAGCACACAGTGTTGGTAATCGCCCATCGGCTCAGCACAGTGGAAAAGGCAGACAACATCATCGTGATTGACAAGGGGCATGTGGCGGAACAGGGGTCTCACAGTCAGCTGATGGCCAGTGGGGGGCTATATCATAAGCTGGTGCAGAGGCAGGTCCTAGGCATTGAGACAGGGGCGGAGGTCCTCAACCcatctgaaaaactcagctGGAAGTCTGATGGTGgagggaagaagagaagaaagagcAGCAGTTGCAGCACCAGTGATTCTGAGCATAATGTACGCTATTGA